GCAAGAACTTCAGCCCGAGCTGGCGGATCGCGGATTTCCTGCCGGAGGCGGAGGCGTTCTACGCGCAAGTCGGCGAGCTGTTAGGGAAGCAACTGTGGTTTCCCCTGCCGGTCTGGCGCTTGGTCGCGGAAAGCGAATGGGCCAAGGTGGAGTCGAAGCTCAGTGAGGCGGAGCCGTGGATCGAGCGGATCGAGAAGGAGGTTCCGGGTTGGAGCCGGGCGATCGTATTGAAGGGCGGCGCACGCGTGGCGACGCGGGAGTTTTGTGAAGGGACGCGACAGCATTTCGCCGGCGCGAGACGCCCCGGCAACGGACTGGCGCGTGATACGCCAGCTACGATTCTCTGCGAAGGCGCGGCGGGCTTGATGGCGGGCCGATTGGGGCGTCATCGCTGCGCGAAGGGCGAGATCCTCACGGTGCGGGCGCCTTGGAGAAACGATCGCATGCTCATCGGTGGCGGCGGCTGGCTGGTGCCGACCGGCGACGATACGTTCAGGGTGGGTTCGACCTACGTGTGGGATCGCCTCGATGGCGAGACGACGCCGGAAGGACGCGCGAAGGTGGAGAAGATCGCGCGCCTGTTAGGCGGGGATGATTTCGAGGTCATCGCCCATGACGCGGGCGTGCGACCGATCGTTAGAAAGAGCCAACCGGTGATCGGACCGCTGGAGGACGGGCGCGTCGTTTTCAATGGCCTTGGATCGAAGGGCTCGCTCTACGCGCCAGGAGTGGCCGCACGGTTGGCTGCTTGGCTGGGAGACGCCGCCGCCATCGATCCGGATCTCGACGTGCGTTGCCTTTCGTAGCCGAGGCAACTGCTCGCCTTCGGGGCGGACTTCGCTTGAAGGACGCGGGCTTGAGTCCCCACTTCGGACCTCACTCAGTCCGGGACCGATCCGTTCGCATTGGCGTCCCTCTTTTTCATGATTTCTCCCCGGATACGGGAGCCATTCACGCACCATTAATGAAGGAAACGTTATTATCAAGAGGTGACCATCCTTAACACCCTTACACTTCCCACGTTCATCGTCTTCACCCTGGCGACCGTTTCTTCCGCCCAAGCCGCTTCGTTCTACTGGGACGGCTCCGATACCGGAGCCAATTCCAATGGCGGTGCCGGAACTTGGGACTCCTCCTCTCTCAATTGGGACGACACCCTCAACAGCGGCATCGGCGTCGCGTGGGGAAACACCACCTCCGATACCGCGACCTTCGGTGGAGCTTCAGGCACCGTCACGCTGGTTTCCTCGGGAACTCCGGGCGGAACGCTCTCACTCGGCGGACTTATCTTCAACAGCGGAAACTACGTGATCGGCAACGTCGCCGGCAACGGCACGCTGGACTTCGGCAGCGCCACGGGCTCGATCAACAGCAGCTCCCTGGGCGCCGGCCTTACCACCACGATCAACAGCAGCCTCGCCGGCTCCGGCACGCCCTCCGTGACCATCGCGGCGAATGGCGACCTCACCGCGACCGGCAATGGGTCCGGCGGAAAACTGGTTCTGGGCGGCACCAACAGCGGGCTGACCGGTGGCATGGCGATCACTTCCGGTCTGGTTTCTTTCAGCAGCGCTGCGGCGGCCGGCAGCGGCCCGATCACGCTCAATGGCGGCGGCATCCTGCATGGCACCTCGGGCACCCTCACGCTCGCCAACGCCGTGTCCCTCGCGTCCGGCACCAGCGTGCTGCGGGTCTACAACGCCAATACGCTTGCGCTGGGCGGCGTGGTCAGCGGCAGCGGCACTCTCTTTAAGACTGACACCGGCACGCTCAGCCTGAGCGGCGCAAACACATTCACCGGTGCCACCAGGATCGGTGCGGGCACGCTCAGTGTGACCTCTCTCAACAGCGTGAATGGTGGCACGCCGCTGCTGGCCACCAGCTCGCTGGGAGCGCCCACCACCGTCGCGCATGGGACGATCGTGTTCGGCAGCGGCACCAGCGCGGGCACGCTGGCCTACACCGGCACCGGTGAAACCACCGACCGCGTGGTGGAGGTGGCCAGCACCAGCGTCGGCCCGACCTTCAATGCGGGCGGCAGCGGATTGGTGAAATTCACCGGCGCGTTTTCCATGACCGGCATCGGCAGCAAGACCATCACCTTGCTGGGCTCCAATACCGGCGAGCTCGCCGGCTCGATCGGAGACAGCGGCACGGCCGGCATCACGATCACGACGGCCGCATTCTCCAGCGGTGCGACCTCAGTGACCTTGGCCTCCGTCGATGGAGTGGGCGCGGGCAGCACGATTTCCGGCACCGGCATCGCCGCGGGCACCACCGTCACGGCGGTGAACACCAGCACCCGGGTGGTGACCATCAGCCCCGCGGCTTCCGGAGCGGGTGCCAATGGCCAGACGATGACGATAGCCGGGGTGATGAACATCACTTCGGTCCAGAAGACCGGCAGCGGCAGCAACAGCATCTGGGCTCTCAGCGGCGCGAACACCTTCACCGGCCAGACGAAGATCAGCGGCGGCACGCTTTCCGCCACCTCGCTGAACAGCGTGAACGGCGGCACGCCCCTGCTCGCCGCTAGCGCGCTGGGCGCCCCCACCACGGTGGCAAGTGGCACCATCGCCCTGGGCACCAGCACCACGGGTGGCGTGCTCAATTACACCGGATCCGGGGAAACGACCGACCGGGTGCTGGACATGGCAGGCACCACCGGCGCCCCGGGCGTCAATCAGTCCGGCACCGGCCTGCTGAAATTCACGTCCGACATCACCAGCAGCGGCTCGGGCAGCAAGGTGTTCACCCTCGGCGGCGCCACCACCGGCACCGGCGAGATCAGCGGCGTCATCCCGAATGGGCTCTCCGGCACCACCCAGATGATCAGCGCGATCTCCAGCGGCAGCACCACGGTCACCTTGGCCTCCGTGGACGGTGTCACGTTGGGCAGCACCATCTCCGGCACCGGATTTTCCGCGGGCACCACCATCACGGCGATCAATACCGGCACCCGCGTGGTGACCTTCAGCCCGGCGGCATCCGGCACCGGCAACAACGGCCAAGTGGTGACGGTGTCCGGCGTGGTGAATGTCACCAGCGTGACGAAGACCAACAGCGGCACCTGGACCTTGTCCGGAGCGAACACCTACGCGGGTCCCACCAACGTCACCGGCGGCACGCTGGTCTTCCCGAAACCGGCGTCCCTTTACCAAGGGAACTCCGCCTCTTGGACCACCTCGAACATCGCGGTGAATTCCGGCTGCACCCTGGGCATCCGTGTCGGCGGTAGCGGTGAATTCACCACCTCGGACATCGCCCACTTCGATACCCTCGGTTCCTCGACCGGGGGTCTGAAAACCGGCGCATGGCTCGGACTGGACACCACCAATGCCGGCGGCTCGCTCACCTACTCCGGAAACCTGATCAACGCCGGCACCGCCACGTCCACCGGCCTGGCCAAGCTCGGCACCGGCACCTTGGTCCTGACCGGCACGAACACCTACAGCGGCGGCACCCGCATCGATGGCGGCACGTTGTCGATTCCCGCCCTCTCCTCGCTGCCCACTTCGGGAACCGTCACTGTGAACAGCGCGGGCACCCTCGCCCTCGCCGGTGCCTCGATCTACGGGCAGACCCTTGCCGGCAGCGGGAAGATCACTGTGGCCACCTCCACCGGCAACAACAGCACCGTCTTCTCCGGCTCGCTGGGAAGCTTCACCGGCACCATCGAGGTCGCTCCCGCCACGAACGGCGGCAAGCTGCAGATCGCTCCCGGTGCCCAGACTTCGATCCCCTCCTCCTCCGCCACGATCAAGGTGCTCGAGGGCGGCACGCTGTATCTAAGCTCCGGCCTGAATTATGGCGCGGCCGTGTCGCTGTATGGCGGCAGCACCGGCGAATCGCTGGGGCAGCTCCGCGTGGAAAGCGCCAACCAATCCGGCGCGGTCACCCTGAAGGCCCATGCCACTGTCGGTTCGCACAACAATGTCGGCACGATCAGCGGCGCGATCGGGGACGAAGGCAACGGCTTCGGCATCACCAAGCAAGGCAACCAGCAGCTCACCCTCACGGGTGCCAGCACCTACAGCGGTCCGACCAACGTGCTGGCGGGGGCCATAAGGGCGAATTCGTTCAACAGCGTGGTGGGCGGCACCCCCAGCAGTGGCCTCGGCGCTCCCACCACGGTGGCGAATGGCACAATCTCGCTCGGCGACGCCACCACCACCGCCTTCTTGTCCTATGGCGGCACCGGCGAAACCACCGACCGCGTGATCAATCTCGCGGGCACCACCGGCGGCGGCACGCTGGATCATGCCGGCACCGGCCTGCTGAAATTCACCAGCGCCCTCACGGCCACCGGAGCCGGCGCGAAAACCCTCACGCTCCAAGGCTCCGGCCTCGGGGAACTCGCCGGCGCAATCGTCAACGGCTCCGGCACCACCGCGCTCACCAAGACCGGCAGCGGCATCTGGACCCTCTCCGGCGTGAACACCTACACCGGCGCGACGAATTCGAACGGCGGGCTCCTCGTGTATGCGAACGCCGGCGCGATGGCCGGTTCCGGCCGCACCATCGGCTGCTCCACCAACGGCGGAATCGCCTTCGACTTCAACACCTCGCTGCAAACGCTGCTCACCACCCGCGTCGCCATGGGTGCCACCGGCGGCCTGGCCCTGACCGCGAACAACAACCTCGCGGAAAACCTCGACTTCAATGCCGCCGGATTCAGCGGTTACCTCGGGGCGAAGGACAATGTCACCTACACCGGCACGCTCACGCCGAACGGCAGCAATGTCCGGCTGGGCAACCAGAGCGGCGGCACGCTCACGTTGACCGCTGCCAACGTGGTCACCGGATCGAACAACCTCACGATCAACGGCAGCGTGACCTTCACCCAGCCGCAAACCTACACCGGCACCACCAGCTTCACCTCGAACGCCGGCACCTTCAATGGTGGCGGCACGGTGATCGACCTCAGCAAGGTCACCATCGGTGGCGGCGGCACCCTCACCAACCTCGACCTCACCGGCAGCGCCACGCTCACCAAGGCGAACAACACCACGCTCACCCTCGACAGCGCCAACAGCTACACCGGCGGCACATCCCTCTCGCAGGGCCTGCTCATCCTCTCGAACAGTGGTGCCCTCGGCACCGGCGCGGTGACGCTCGCCACCACCGGCTCGAACGTGGCGCGCATCCAGCTCATCCATGGCGTCAACATCCCGAACGTGCTCCATCTCGGTGCCAACACCGGCATCAGCGGCCGCGGGGATCTGGAGGTCAGCAATGTCTCCTCCTCCGCCACGTGGTCCGGCGCCATCAACATCACTGCGAGCCCTACCACCGGCGGCCATTTCTACACGGATGCCACGTCCACCCTCTCGGTTTCCGGTCCGATCACAAGCACGGTCCCGGTCAGCTTCCGCGCGGGAAATTTCATCATCCCTGCCGCCTCCACCAGCGGCTACTCCTCCCTCTTCATTTCCGGCAACCTCAAGATCGGCAGCGCCAACGCGCTGGTCACCACGGCGGATGTGACGCTCGCGAACTCGGCAAGCACCACGCTCGATCTGAACGGCTTCGACCAGATGGTGAACACGGTAGTGAAGGGCACGAACGCCGCCACCATTACCAATACCGCCGCCACCCCGGCCGTGCTTACCATCAGTAACGCCAACGCCAGCACCTACGCGGGCATCATCGCCAATGGCACTGGCGGCCTCTCCCTGACGAAGAGCGGCACCGGCGACCTGACACTGGGCGGAACCAACACCTACACCGGCACCACCACCGTCAGCGCCGGAACCCTGATCCTCGGTGCCTCCACCCTGGCGGATAGCTCGATCGTGCGCATCGCCAGCGGGGCGAAGCTTTCCCTCACCACCGCCTCGGACACGGTGAGCCAGTTGTTCCTCGACGGCGTCCAGGTCGTGGCCGGCACCTACGGTGCGACCGGCTCCGGAGCCACCCACATCGATGATGCCCACTTTTCCGGCAGCGGGAAACTCGTGGTCCTCAGCAGTTCCGCCTACTCCGCCTGGGCTCTCCTCAACAACCTGACAGCCGCGAACATGAGCGCTTCCGCTGATCCCGACAACGACGGCTCCATCAATCTGGCCGAGTTCGCCTTCAATGGCTCCCCCGTTTCCGGCTCCACCGGCTTGCGGCTCGTCGCCGGATTTCACTCCATCGGCGGACAGCGGGTCCTGACCCTCACCCTGCCGGTGCGGAATGGCACCACCTTCAGCGGCTCAACCGAACTGGTTTCCCCCGCCGTCGACGGAGTGGTGTATCGTATCCAAGGAGGTGGCGATCTTTCCTCGTGGAACGGCGCGGTCGCCGAGGTGCCCGCGGCGAATCGGGCCACCGTGCAGGACGGCATCGCGCCCCCGGAGAGCGGCTGGACGAATCGCTCGTTCTACCTTCTCCCCGGTGCCGCCACCACCGGCTTCCTCCGCGCGACGGTGCAGGAGTGACCAGCGGGCCGGATCGCATCGCAAACAAAACGGACATCGGGCCGAGCCCGATGTCCGTTGCTTGTGACTTGAGTAGCGCAGACGTGCCGTCCCTGCCGTGTCGACGGAACGTCGACACCTCTTACTTCACCTGCCGCGCGCTGGCCTTGAGGCGCAGGGCGTTCAGCGAGATGAAGCCAGTGGCGTCGTCCTGGTTGTAGGCCTCTTCCTGACCGCCTTCCATGGTGGCGACGGCTTCGGAGTAGAGGCTGTGAGGGCTCTTGCGGCCGGCGTTCATCACGTTGCCCTTGTAGAGCTTCACGCGCACCTCGCCGGAGACAGTCTGCTGGGTGTGGGTCACCAGCGCCTGGATCGCCTCGCGCTCGGGAGCGAACCAGAAGCCGTTGTAAACGAGCTGCGCATACTTCGGAATCAGGCCGTCGCGAATGAACATCGCCTCGCGGTCCACGGTGAGCGCCTCAAGGTCGCGGTGGGCTGCAAGCAGGATGGTGCCACCCGGCGTTTCATAAACGCCGCGGGACTTCATGCCGACGAAGCGGTTCTCGACGATGTCCACCCGGCCGACGCCGTTGCGGCCGCCGAGCAGGTTGAGCACGCGCATCACGCCATACGGAGTGAGCAGGGCATAGCCGTTGTGGCTGGCGGTCGCCTTCACGTCGCCGAGTTCGATGAGGATGGCCTCAAGGTTGTCGTGCTTGATGCCGATCGCGTTGCCCTTTTCGAAAAGGATCTCCACATACTCCGGGGTGTCCGGCGCGTCTTCTGGCGCGACGGACAGCACGTACATCTCGCGGTCGTCCGGAGTCGTGGCGTCATACCACGGGTCTTCCAACATGCCGGCTTCGAAGGAGATGTGCAGGAGGTTGCGGTCCATCGAGTAGGGCTTCTTCATCGAAGCCTTGATCGGGATGTTCTTCGCCTCAGCGAAAGCAATCATCTCCGCACGACCCGGGAATTGGGCGCGGAACGAAGCGTCGCGCCATGGGGCGATGCACTTCACGTTCGGCGCGAGCGAGGCGGCGGAAAGCTCGAAGCGGACCTGGTCATTGCCCTTGCCGGTGGCACCGTGGGCGATCGCGTCGGCCCCTTCGGCGATGGCGATGTCCAGCATGCCCTTGGCGATGCACGGGCGGGCAATCGAGGTGCCCAGCAGGTAGCGGCCTTCGTAGATCGCACCGGCCTGGATCATCGGGAAGATGTAGTTGGCCGCGAAGTCCTCCTTGAGGTCACCGATGTAGCACTTCGACGCTCCAGT
This genomic interval from Luteolibacter arcticus contains the following:
- a CDS encoding beta strand repeat-containing protein — translated: MTILNTLTLPTFIVFTLATVSSAQAASFYWDGSDTGANSNGGAGTWDSSSLNWDDTLNSGIGVAWGNTTSDTATFGGASGTVTLVSSGTPGGTLSLGGLIFNSGNYVIGNVAGNGTLDFGSATGSINSSSLGAGLTTTINSSLAGSGTPSVTIAANGDLTATGNGSGGKLVLGGTNSGLTGGMAITSGLVSFSSAAAAGSGPITLNGGGILHGTSGTLTLANAVSLASGTSVLRVYNANTLALGGVVSGSGTLFKTDTGTLSLSGANTFTGATRIGAGTLSVTSLNSVNGGTPLLATSSLGAPTTVAHGTIVFGSGTSAGTLAYTGTGETTDRVVEVASTSVGPTFNAGGSGLVKFTGAFSMTGIGSKTITLLGSNTGELAGSIGDSGTAGITITTAAFSSGATSVTLASVDGVGAGSTISGTGIAAGTTVTAVNTSTRVVTISPAASGAGANGQTMTIAGVMNITSVQKTGSGSNSIWALSGANTFTGQTKISGGTLSATSLNSVNGGTPLLAASALGAPTTVASGTIALGTSTTGGVLNYTGSGETTDRVLDMAGTTGAPGVNQSGTGLLKFTSDITSSGSGSKVFTLGGATTGTGEISGVIPNGLSGTTQMISAISSGSTTVTLASVDGVTLGSTISGTGFSAGTTITAINTGTRVVTFSPAASGTGNNGQVVTVSGVVNVTSVTKTNSGTWTLSGANTYAGPTNVTGGTLVFPKPASLYQGNSASWTTSNIAVNSGCTLGIRVGGSGEFTTSDIAHFDTLGSSTGGLKTGAWLGLDTTNAGGSLTYSGNLINAGTATSTGLAKLGTGTLVLTGTNTYSGGTRIDGGTLSIPALSSLPTSGTVTVNSAGTLALAGASIYGQTLAGSGKITVATSTGNNSTVFSGSLGSFTGTIEVAPATNGGKLQIAPGAQTSIPSSSATIKVLEGGTLYLSSGLNYGAAVSLYGGSTGESLGQLRVESANQSGAVTLKAHATVGSHNNVGTISGAIGDEGNGFGITKQGNQQLTLTGASTYSGPTNVLAGAIRANSFNSVVGGTPSSGLGAPTTVANGTISLGDATTTAFLSYGGTGETTDRVINLAGTTGGGTLDHAGTGLLKFTSALTATGAGAKTLTLQGSGLGELAGAIVNGSGTTALTKTGSGIWTLSGVNTYTGATNSNGGLLVYANAGAMAGSGRTIGCSTNGGIAFDFNTSLQTLLTTRVAMGATGGLALTANNNLAENLDFNAAGFSGYLGAKDNVTYTGTLTPNGSNVRLGNQSGGTLTLTAANVVTGSNNLTINGSVTFTQPQTYTGTTSFTSNAGTFNGGGTVIDLSKVTIGGGGTLTNLDLTGSATLTKANNTTLTLDSANSYTGGTSLSQGLLILSNSGALGTGAVTLATTGSNVARIQLIHGVNIPNVLHLGANTGISGRGDLEVSNVSSSATWSGAINITASPTTGGHFYTDATSTLSVSGPITSTVPVSFRAGNFIIPAASTSGYSSLFISGNLKIGSANALVTTADVTLANSASTTLDLNGFDQMVNTVVKGTNAATITNTAATPAVLTISNANASTYAGIIANGTGGLSLTKSGTGDLTLGGTNTYTGTTTVSAGTLILGASTLADSSIVRIASGAKLSLTTASDTVSQLFLDGVQVVAGTYGATGSGATHIDDAHFSGSGKLVVLSSSAYSAWALLNNLTAANMSASADPDNDGSINLAEFAFNGSPVSGSTGLRLVAGFHSIGGQRVLTLTLPVRNGTTFSGSTELVSPAVDGVVYRIQGGGDLSSWNGAVAEVPAANRATVQDGIAPPESGWTNRSFYLLPGAATTGFLRATVQE
- a CDS encoding NAD(P)/FAD-dependent oxidoreductase; the protein is MIPRIGDSIHITGMGLAGCCLAWQRHFRGEAFTWEDDDRPGAASKVAAGLINPVTGKNFSPSWRIADFLPEAEAFYAQVGELLGKQLWFPLPVWRLVAESEWAKVESKLSEAEPWIERIEKEVPGWSRAIVLKGGARVATREFCEGTRQHFAGARRPGNGLARDTPATILCEGAAGLMAGRLGRHRCAKGEILTVRAPWRNDRMLIGGGGWLVPTGDDTFRVGSTYVWDRLDGETTPEGRAKVEKIARLLGGDDFEVIAHDAGVRPIVRKSQPVIGPLEDGRVVFNGLGSKGSLYAPGVAARLAAWLGDAAAIDPDLDVRCLS
- a CDS encoding argininosuccinate synthase — translated: MKIVVAYSGGLDTSVLLLWLKEKYNAEIIAYCADVGQGDELDGLEQKALTTGASKCYIGDLKEDFAANYIFPMIQAGAIYEGRYLLGTSIARPCIAKGMLDIAIAEGADAIAHGATGKGNDQVRFELSAASLAPNVKCIAPWRDASFRAQFPGRAEMIAFAEAKNIPIKASMKKPYSMDRNLLHISFEAGMLEDPWYDATTPDDREMYVLSVAPEDAPDTPEYVEILFEKGNAIGIKHDNLEAILIELGDVKATASHNGYALLTPYGVMRVLNLLGGRNGVGRVDIVENRFVGMKSRGVYETPGGTILLAAHRDLEALTVDREAMFIRDGLIPKYAQLVYNGFWFAPEREAIQALVTHTQQTVSGEVRVKLYKGNVMNAGRKSPHSLYSEAVATMEGGQEEAYNQDDATGFISLNALRLKASARQVK